One segment of Nocardioides sp. QY071 DNA contains the following:
- a CDS encoding alpha/beta hydrolase: protein MALHPQARAAIANAAGELAVTDPAFDIAAERERARAAAAGQSGPEVAEVRDVDAGGVPARLYLPDGYDAVVVHAHGGGFVLNDVEVHDAAVRRFADISAMAVLSVDYRRPPEHPFPAAPDDLSAAVAWLDEQPGLAGLPTFAHGDSAGGNLALVAALRHPGRFAGVALVYPFLDPTASFDSYRSAADGFEPAEAAWYWQQYAATPADLEHPDLAPLRSDALGTLPPTLVTTAEHDPLRDEGEHLVLRLAEAGVEVVGTRYLGQVHGYWRHAEVFDAAEPTMWQVAGWMRMQVGRISRGR from the coding sequence ATGGCCCTCCACCCCCAGGCCCGCGCGGCGATCGCCAACGCCGCCGGCGAGCTCGCCGTCACCGACCCCGCCTTCGACATCGCCGCCGAGCGCGAGCGGGCCCGGGCCGCCGCTGCCGGTCAGTCGGGGCCCGAGGTCGCCGAGGTGCGCGACGTCGACGCGGGCGGCGTACCGGCCCGGCTCTACCTCCCGGACGGGTACGACGCCGTGGTCGTCCACGCGCATGGAGGAGGGTTCGTGCTCAACGATGTCGAGGTGCACGACGCGGCGGTGCGGCGGTTCGCCGACATCAGCGCGATGGCGGTGCTGAGCGTCGACTACCGGCGACCACCGGAGCATCCGTTCCCCGCGGCGCCCGACGACCTGTCCGCGGCCGTGGCCTGGCTCGACGAGCAACCGGGACTGGCCGGGTTGCCGACCTTCGCCCACGGTGACAGTGCCGGCGGCAACCTCGCCCTGGTCGCCGCGCTGCGCCACCCCGGTCGCTTCGCCGGCGTCGCGCTGGTCTACCCGTTCCTCGACCCGACGGCGTCCTTCGACTCCTACCGCAGCGCCGCCGACGGCTTCGAGCCCGCGGAGGCCGCCTGGTACTGGCAGCAGTACGCCGCCACTCCGGCCGACCTCGAGCACCCCGATCTCGCACCGCTGCGCTCCGATGCGCTCGGCACGCTGCCGCCGACCCTGGTCACCACGGCCGAGCACGACCCGCTGCGCGACGAGGGCGAGCACCTCGTTCTGCGTCTGGCCGAGGCCGGCGTCGAGGTGGTCGGTACCCGCTACCTGGGCCAGGTCCACGGCTACTGGCGCCACGCCGAGGTCTTCGACGCCGCCGAGCCGACCATGTGGCAGGTGGCCGGCTGGATGCGGATGCAGGTGGGGCGGATCAGCCGGGGTCGATGA
- a CDS encoding GNAT family N-acetyltransferase, with the protein MPIEHDVWFTEDAGEFLARTGDHLAQEPVTGTVVTTIAQRIRETGRGGLVHCWFAVVTGPDGAITGIAMRTAPFAPYPVYLLAMPDDAVAALAAAVLERGEDVGGATGLRPAADLFAAAIADATGRSVANGLHHRLFELGTLVDPRPVPGRLRPVRPDEAELALAWVQRFFADADEQAGRPAGHDGEAAAFGIDDVQRKLAEDVLWFWEDAEGRVVHLIGANPPAYGVSRIGPVSTPKEERGRGWAGAAVAEVSRLLRERGDRVILFTDQANPTSNALYQALGYEPVVDTVRIDIG; encoded by the coding sequence ATGCCCATCGAGCACGACGTCTGGTTCACCGAGGACGCGGGGGAGTTCCTCGCCCGGACGGGCGACCACCTCGCCCAGGAGCCGGTGACCGGCACCGTGGTGACGACGATCGCCCAGCGGATCCGTGAGACCGGCCGCGGCGGCCTGGTCCACTGCTGGTTCGCGGTGGTGACCGGCCCGGACGGCGCCATCACGGGGATCGCGATGAGGACGGCGCCGTTCGCGCCGTACCCCGTCTACCTGCTCGCGATGCCCGACGACGCGGTCGCGGCGCTGGCGGCGGCCGTGCTCGAGCGCGGGGAGGACGTCGGAGGAGCCACCGGCCTGCGGCCTGCGGCCGACCTGTTCGCCGCCGCGATCGCGGACGCGACCGGGCGGAGTGTGGCCAACGGCCTGCACCACCGGCTCTTCGAGCTCGGCACCCTCGTCGACCCGCGCCCGGTCCCCGGGCGACTGCGGCCGGTCCGCCCCGACGAGGCGGAGCTGGCGCTCGCGTGGGTCCAGCGGTTCTTCGCCGACGCCGACGAGCAGGCCGGTCGCCCGGCCGGGCACGACGGCGAGGCCGCGGCCTTCGGCATCGACGACGTGCAGCGCAAGCTCGCCGAGGACGTGCTGTGGTTCTGGGAGGACGCCGAGGGCCGGGTGGTGCACCTGATCGGCGCCAACCCGCCGGCGTACGGCGTGAGCCGGATCGGGCCGGTCTCCACGCCGAAGGAGGAGCGCGGCCGCGGTTGGGCCGGTGCGGCGGTGGCCGAGGTGTCGCGGCTGCTGCGCGAGCGCGGCGACCGGGTCATCCTGTTCACCGACCAGGCCAACCCGACCTCGAACGCGCTCTACCAGGCGCTCGGCTACGAGCCGGTGGTCGACACCGTGCGGATCGACATCGGCTGA
- the metG gene encoding methionine--tRNA ligase has protein sequence MTHVLSAVAWPYANGPRHIGHVAGFGVPSDVFSRYQRMAGSDVLMVSGSDEHGTPILIAADEAGMTPQELADKNHRLIVEDLVGLGISYDLYTRTTTRNHHAVVQEMFLGVYENGYFVEQTTYGAISPSTGRTLPDRYIEGTCPICGYDGARGDQCDNCGNQLDPHDLIDPRSKINGEAPEFIETQHFFLDLPALADALQAWLDEREATGLWRPNVIRFSKNILKEIRPRAMTRDIDWGIAIPLEGWQDNPTKKLYVWFDAVIGYLSASIEWARRSGDPDAWRAWWNDPESLSYYFMGKDNITFHSQIWPAELLAYAGKGAHGGKPRQYGELNLPTEVVSSEFLTMEGKKFSSSKKVVIYVRDLLARYQPDAFRYFVAAAGPESQDSDFTWAEFVRRTNDELVAGWGNLVNRTANLIAKNFGEIPAAGPLSAEDEAVLATVETSFDTVGDLIGRHRQKQAIGEAMRAVAEVNKYVSDSEPWKIKDDEQRLATILHVMAQCVADLNLVLSPFLPFSANDVDRALGGAGAVAPMPAIEEVTDLDDPDRGYPIITGDYAGFPSWGRHPVEVGRAVAKPTPVFVKLDPTVVEEELARLES, from the coding sequence ATGACGCACGTCCTCTCCGCTGTCGCCTGGCCCTACGCGAACGGCCCCCGCCACATCGGCCACGTGGCCGGCTTCGGCGTACCGTCCGACGTCTTCAGCCGGTACCAGCGGATGGCGGGCAGCGACGTCCTCATGGTCTCGGGCTCCGACGAGCACGGCACGCCGATCCTGATCGCCGCCGACGAGGCCGGGATGACCCCGCAGGAGCTGGCCGACAAGAACCACCGGCTCATCGTCGAGGACCTGGTCGGGCTCGGCATCAGCTACGACCTCTACACGCGCACCACCACGCGCAACCACCACGCGGTGGTCCAGGAGATGTTCCTGGGGGTCTACGAGAACGGCTACTTCGTCGAGCAGACGACGTACGGCGCCATCTCGCCCTCCACCGGCCGCACCCTGCCCGACCGCTACATCGAGGGCACCTGCCCGATCTGCGGGTACGACGGTGCCCGCGGCGACCAGTGCGACAACTGCGGCAACCAGCTCGACCCGCACGACCTCATCGACCCGCGCTCGAAGATCAACGGCGAGGCGCCGGAGTTCATCGAGACCCAGCACTTCTTCCTCGACCTGCCGGCGCTGGCCGACGCGCTGCAGGCCTGGCTCGACGAGCGCGAGGCGACCGGCCTGTGGCGGCCCAACGTCATCCGGTTCTCCAAGAACATCCTCAAGGAGATCCGCCCGCGCGCCATGACGCGCGACATCGACTGGGGCATCGCGATCCCGCTCGAGGGCTGGCAGGACAACCCGACGAAGAAGCTCTACGTCTGGTTCGACGCGGTCATCGGCTACCTCTCGGCCTCGATCGAGTGGGCCCGCCGCAGCGGCGACCCGGACGCGTGGCGCGCCTGGTGGAACGACCCGGAGTCGCTGTCCTACTACTTCATGGGCAAGGACAACATCACCTTCCACTCCCAGATCTGGCCGGCCGAGCTGCTCGCGTACGCCGGCAAGGGGGCGCACGGGGGGAAGCCGCGCCAGTACGGCGAGCTCAACCTCCCGACCGAGGTCGTCTCGAGCGAGTTCCTCACGATGGAGGGCAAGAAGTTCTCCTCCTCGAAGAAGGTCGTCATCTACGTGCGCGACCTGCTCGCCCGCTACCAGCCCGACGCCTTCCGCTACTTCGTCGCCGCCGCCGGCCCGGAGAGCCAGGACTCGGACTTCACGTGGGCCGAGTTCGTGCGTCGTACCAACGACGAGCTGGTCGCCGGCTGGGGCAACCTGGTCAACCGCACCGCCAACCTGATCGCCAAGAACTTCGGCGAGATCCCTGCCGCCGGCCCCCTGTCCGCCGAGGACGAGGCCGTGCTCGCGACCGTCGAGACGTCCTTCGACACCGTCGGCGACCTGATCGGCCGGCACCGGCAGAAGCAGGCGATCGGCGAGGCGATGCGCGCCGTGGCCGAGGTCAACAAGTACGTCTCCGACTCCGAGCCGTGGAAGATCAAGGACGACGAACAGCGGCTCGCCACGATCCTGCACGTGATGGCGCAGTGCGTCGCCGACCTCAACCTGGTGCTCAGCCCGTTCCTGCCGTTCTCGGCCAACGACGTCGACAGGGCGCTCGGCGGTGCGGGCGCGGTCGCCCCGATGCCGGCCATCGAGGAGGTCACCGACCTCGACGACCCCGATCGCGGCTACCCGATCATCACCGGGGACTACGCCGGCTTCCCCTCCTGGGGCAGGCACCCGGTCGAGGTCGGCCGCGCCGTCGCCAAGCCGACCCCGGTCTTCGTCAAGCTCGACCCGACGGTCGTCGAGGAGGAGCTGGCCCGGCTCGAGAGCTGA
- a CDS encoding N-acetylmuramoyl-L-alanine amidase: MTFSDPSLRRRDLATLGAAAAVLPLVGLSAAPAAARPDGRLRLRPDEGGVGRALDVALTPDPQVAARGAVLRTAEQRTDRFALLGVTWAAGSGQVRVRVRGADGSWSPWRGVPALRDLPDRGTTEARSAPAGTEPLWVGDSDGVQVEVTGAVERPVLTLVDPGDHPNDPVDARPKRHRSLRPRIRSRRSWGAKERWATGKPKRVKTVEQVHVHHTATGNDYRKRDVPRILRAIYRYHTKTLGWSDVGYNYFVDRFGRIWAGRRGADGDRDTRGAHTLGFNHTSVGIAVLGSYQEAAPTPKVLAGVAKIAAWKLRKYHRDPLATTPVLSHGSDLYPKGTVATLPVIDGHRDTNDTECPGQYLYAALPDIRLRTARRIKRSRR, encoded by the coding sequence ATGACGTTCTCGGACCCGTCCCTGCGCCGCCGCGACCTCGCCACGCTCGGGGCCGCGGCCGCGGTGCTGCCGCTGGTCGGGTTGAGCGCGGCCCCGGCCGCGGCGCGCCCCGACGGCCGGCTGCGGCTGCGTCCCGACGAGGGCGGGGTGGGGAGGGCGCTCGACGTCGCGCTCACCCCGGACCCGCAGGTCGCGGCGCGCGGCGCCGTGCTCCGGACGGCGGAGCAGCGCACCGACCGCTTCGCGCTGCTCGGCGTCACGTGGGCGGCGGGGTCCGGCCAGGTCCGGGTCCGGGTGCGTGGGGCCGACGGCTCGTGGAGCCCGTGGCGCGGGGTGCCCGCGCTGCGCGACCTCCCCGACCGCGGTACGACCGAGGCCCGGTCCGCCCCGGCCGGCACCGAGCCGCTGTGGGTCGGCGACAGCGACGGCGTCCAGGTCGAGGTGACCGGCGCCGTCGAGCGCCCGGTGCTCACCCTGGTCGACCCCGGTGACCACCCGAACGACCCGGTCGACGCGCGCCCCAAGCGGCACCGCTCGCTGCGTCCCCGCATCCGCAGCCGCCGCTCCTGGGGAGCCAAGGAGCGGTGGGCCACCGGCAAGCCGAAGCGGGTCAAGACCGTCGAACAGGTCCACGTGCACCACACGGCGACCGGCAACGACTACCGCAAGCGCGACGTGCCCCGGATCCTGCGCGCGATCTACCGCTACCACACGAAGACGCTGGGCTGGTCCGACGTGGGCTACAACTACTTCGTCGACCGGTTCGGCCGGATCTGGGCCGGCCGCCGCGGCGCCGACGGCGACCGCGACACCCGCGGCGCCCACACCCTCGGCTTCAACCACACCTCGGTCGGGATCGCCGTGCTCGGCAGCTACCAGGAGGCCGCGCCCACGCCTAAGGTGCTCGCCGGCGTCGCGAAGATCGCCGCCTGGAAGCTGAGGAAGTACCACCGCGACCCGCTGGCGACCACGCCGGTGCTCTCGCACGGCAGCGACCTCTACCCCAAGGGCACGGTCGCCACGCTGCCCGTCATCGACGGCCACCGCGACACCAACGACACCGAGTGCCCGGGTCAGTACCTCTACGCCGCGCTCCCCGACATCCGGCTGCGGACCGCCCGACGGATCAAGCGGTCTCGCCGGTAG
- a CDS encoding DsbA family protein translates to MAQNSTPHVADFWFDPLCPFAWISSRWILEVEQVRDIEVRWHVMSLAYLNQDRDIPDDYREMLAPAWGPVRVLIAAQEQYGDKVLRPLYDAFGQRIHLEGRKLHEQPDGGLALIAEVLDEVGLDAGLVEAATDASYDAKVAASHHEGMDAVGDDVGTPTIHIDGAAFFGPVLSRIPRGDDAGRLWDGCVAVASFPYFYELKRTRTGDLDFS, encoded by the coding sequence ATGGCCCAGAACTCCACCCCCCACGTCGCCGACTTCTGGTTCGACCCGCTGTGCCCGTTCGCCTGGATCTCCTCGCGCTGGATCCTCGAGGTCGAGCAGGTCCGTGACATCGAGGTCCGCTGGCACGTCATGAGCCTCGCGTACCTCAACCAGGACCGGGACATCCCCGACGACTACCGCGAGATGCTGGCACCGGCGTGGGGGCCGGTGCGGGTGCTGATCGCCGCCCAGGAGCAGTACGGCGACAAGGTGCTCCGTCCTCTCTACGACGCCTTCGGGCAGCGGATCCACCTCGAGGGCCGCAAGCTGCACGAGCAGCCCGACGGCGGCCTCGCGCTGATCGCCGAGGTGCTCGACGAGGTCGGCCTCGACGCCGGCCTGGTCGAGGCGGCCACGGACGCGTCGTACGACGCCAAGGTGGCGGCCTCGCACCACGAGGGCATGGACGCGGTCGGCGACGACGTCGGCACGCCCACCATCCACATCGACGGCGCCGCCTTCTTCGGCCCGGTGCTCTCGAGGATCCCGCGCGGCGACGACGCCGGGCGGCTGTGGGACGGCTGCGTGGCCGTCGCGTCGTTCCCCTACTTCTACGAGCTCAAGCGGACCCGCACCGGAGACCTCGACTTCTCCTGA
- a CDS encoding CHAP domain-containing protein, which produces MRTPGRAARWGTTTAASAMLASYLVLAGPSSGPLQPPLLPSAGTTYLCSGYADCVRAGYSDSGYGAANGTMYWRMYAGHNCTNYAAYRMIQAGMPNVRPWTGEGNASQWGLSMASITDQTPNVGAIAWWGKYSNGAGSAGHVAYVERVVSADEIIVSEDAWGGTFHWRSITRTSGRWPTGFIHFVDRPAPTPTPTPTPTGNVFTQTATPVVAAPLVVNTTVSATAGGWSPTPAENRWRWFADGVRIGDIVTPDLALTPDLVGKTLSMRVVAKSDGFTTYVSPFYTLGPVLAGIVHATAPATLSGTPALGQVLTAAPGTYDQPDAAPAYQWLRNGVAIPGATAATYQLAAEDVGSSVSVEVSGTKAQYAPAVETLTASGPVTSPANVILKTKSKHGRAIVRVRVTAAGKLPVTGKVLVRIGSWKREVRLSDGIVKVKVPMARGTKKVRVRYLGSAAVPAAPKVVGTVQVR; this is translated from the coding sequence ATGCGCACACCAGGCCGGGCCGCGCGCTGGGGGACCACCACTGCCGCCAGCGCGATGTTGGCGTCGTACCTCGTCCTCGCCGGACCGTCGTCCGGCCCCCTGCAGCCGCCACTGCTCCCATCGGCAGGCACCACCTACCTCTGCAGCGGTTACGCCGACTGCGTCCGCGCCGGCTACTCCGACTCGGGGTACGGCGCCGCGAACGGCACGATGTACTGGCGGATGTACGCCGGCCACAACTGCACGAACTACGCCGCCTACCGGATGATCCAGGCCGGCATGCCGAACGTGCGGCCCTGGACGGGCGAGGGCAATGCCAGCCAGTGGGGACTGTCCATGGCCTCCATCACCGACCAGACGCCCAATGTCGGCGCCATCGCCTGGTGGGGCAAGTACTCCAACGGAGCCGGCTCCGCCGGCCACGTCGCGTACGTCGAGCGTGTGGTTTCGGCCGACGAGATCATCGTGTCCGAGGACGCGTGGGGCGGGACCTTCCACTGGCGCTCGATCACCCGGACGAGCGGGCGGTGGCCGACCGGGTTCATCCACTTCGTCGACCGGCCCGCCCCGACGCCGACCCCCACGCCGACGCCGACCGGGAACGTCTTCACGCAGACCGCGACCCCGGTCGTGGCCGCCCCGCTCGTCGTCAACACCACGGTGAGCGCGACCGCCGGCGGCTGGTCCCCGACGCCGGCGGAGAACCGCTGGCGCTGGTTCGCCGACGGCGTGCGGATCGGCGACATCGTCACGCCCGACCTCGCGCTGACCCCCGACCTGGTCGGCAAGACGCTGAGCATGCGGGTGGTCGCGAAGTCGGACGGGTTCACGACCTACGTCTCGCCCTTCTACACGCTCGGCCCGGTCCTCGCCGGGATCGTCCACGCGACCGCGCCGGCCACCCTGAGCGGCACGCCCGCGCTCGGCCAGGTGCTGACGGCGGCGCCCGGGACCTACGACCAGCCGGACGCGGCGCCGGCGTACCAGTGGCTGCGCAACGGGGTCGCCATCCCCGGCGCCACCGCGGCGACGTACCAGCTCGCGGCGGAGGACGTCGGATCGAGCGTCAGCGTCGAGGTGAGCGGCACCAAGGCGCAGTACGCGCCGGCGGTCGAGACCCTCACCGCATCCGGGCCCGTGACCAGTCCGGCCAATGTCATCCTCAAGACCAAGTCGAAGCACGGGCGCGCGATCGTCCGGGTGCGCGTGACCGCAGCGGGGAAGCTGCCGGTCACGGGCAAGGTGCTGGTCCGGATCGGCTCCTGGAAGCGCGAGGTCAGGCTGAGCGACGGCATCGTGAAGGTCAAGGTGCCGATGGCGCGCGGGACGAAGAAGGTGCGGGTCCGCTACCTCGGCTCGGCAGCCGTACCGGCGGCGCCGAAGGTGGTCGGGACCGTCCAGGTGCGCTGA
- the pepN gene encoding aminopeptidase N, producing the protein MPGTNLTRDEAATRAALVDVTSYVIDLDLSGATEEGVETFGSTTTLTFTCRQPGSATFADLVDATIHEITLNGAPLDPATAYVDSRIALPDLQAENVLVVKADCTYSHTGEGLHHFVDPADGRVYLYSQFEVPDARRVYTTFEQPDLKAPFTFNVTAPAHWKVVSNAPTPEPTPVSDGVAIWRFPATKPMSTYITAIVAGDYYEVQDVYEGAHGTIPLGHYCRQSLKDYLERDREEIVTLTKQGFAFFEEAFGYPYPFGKYDQLYVPEYNMGAMENAGCVTLRDEYLPRSRQPRSFYEFRASVILHEMAHMWFGDLVTMKWWDDLWLNESFAEWACYHAEALATSYDDAWTGFTNARKQTGYRADSLPSTHPIAADNVDLHAVEVNFDMITYAKGASVLKQLVAWVGLDPFLAGLKQYFHDHAFGNTEFSDLLTALEKASGRELTGWAQEWLQTAGTNTLSPAFELAADGSYASFAINQTAPADHPTLRRHRVGIGFYNSSPEGRLVRTDYVEVDVDGARTELAELVGKAQPELLLLNDQDLAFAKIRLDERSRATAIARLSDLDDSLARALIWSAAWDMTRDAELSATDFVELVLGNIGQETDAWGVSRIPVYAAQAVTLYSDPARRTDLAARWEQGLRGLLAAAEPGTDHQLTFARCYAAAAASEGAVAEVEAILDGSLTFDGLAVDQDLRWALLTALARVGRADDARIDAELADDNTISGQEKSAAARAAQGTAEAKERAWTQALLDPSVPNETQRSVVLAFWQAGQEAVLAPYVERYLAEVAGTWERLGSHKASVALEHIFPRLIATPATLATVDAWLAANAESVNPGAIRYVREGRADVARAIAAQARDARA; encoded by the coding sequence ATGCCCGGCACCAACCTCACCCGCGACGAGGCGGCTACCCGCGCCGCCCTCGTCGACGTGACGTCCTATGTGATCGACCTCGACCTCTCCGGCGCGACCGAGGAGGGCGTGGAGACCTTCGGGTCGACGACCACGCTGACCTTCACCTGTCGCCAGCCCGGATCGGCCACCTTCGCCGACCTGGTCGACGCGACCATCCACGAGATCACCCTCAACGGCGCACCGCTCGACCCCGCCACGGCGTACGTCGACAGCCGGATCGCGCTGCCCGACCTGCAGGCCGAGAACGTGCTCGTCGTCAAGGCCGACTGCACCTACTCCCACACCGGCGAGGGCCTCCACCACTTCGTGGACCCGGCCGACGGCAGGGTCTACCTCTACTCGCAGTTCGAGGTCCCCGACGCGCGCCGCGTGTACACGACCTTCGAGCAGCCCGACCTCAAGGCACCGTTCACGTTCAACGTGACCGCTCCGGCGCACTGGAAGGTCGTCTCCAACGCCCCGACCCCGGAGCCGACCCCGGTCTCCGACGGTGTCGCGATCTGGCGCTTCCCGGCGACCAAGCCGATGTCGACGTACATCACCGCGATCGTGGCCGGCGACTACTACGAGGTGCAGGACGTCTACGAGGGCGCCCACGGCACCATCCCGCTCGGCCACTACTGCCGCCAGTCGCTCAAGGACTACCTCGAGCGTGACCGCGAGGAGATCGTCACCCTGACCAAGCAGGGCTTCGCGTTCTTCGAGGAGGCCTTCGGCTACCCGTACCCGTTCGGCAAGTACGACCAGCTCTACGTGCCGGAGTACAACATGGGCGCGATGGAGAACGCCGGGTGCGTGACCCTGCGCGACGAGTACCTCCCCCGCTCGCGCCAGCCGCGCTCGTTCTACGAGTTCCGCGCCTCGGTGATCCTGCACGAGATGGCGCACATGTGGTTCGGCGACCTCGTGACCATGAAGTGGTGGGACGACCTGTGGCTCAACGAGTCGTTCGCCGAGTGGGCCTGCTACCACGCCGAGGCCCTCGCGACGTCGTACGACGACGCCTGGACCGGCTTCACCAACGCCCGCAAGCAGACCGGCTACCGCGCCGACTCGCTGCCCTCGACGCACCCGATCGCGGCCGACAACGTCGACCTGCACGCGGTCGAGGTCAACTTCGACATGATCACCTACGCCAAGGGCGCCTCGGTGCTCAAGCAGCTCGTCGCCTGGGTGGGCCTGGACCCCTTCCTGGCCGGTCTCAAGCAGTACTTCCACGACCACGCGTTCGGCAACACGGAGTTCTCCGACCTGCTGACCGCCCTCGAGAAGGCGTCGGGCCGCGAGCTGACCGGCTGGGCCCAGGAGTGGCTGCAGACCGCCGGCACCAACACCCTCTCCCCCGCGTTCGAGCTGGCCGCCGACGGCAGCTACGCCTCGTTCGCGATCAACCAGACCGCGCCGGCCGACCACCCGACGCTGCGCCGGCACCGGGTCGGCATCGGGTTCTACAACTCCTCGCCCGAGGGCCGGCTGGTGCGCACCGACTACGTCGAGGTCGACGTCGACGGCGCCCGCACCGAGCTCGCCGAGCTGGTCGGCAAGGCGCAGCCCGAGCTGCTGCTGCTCAACGACCAGGACCTTGCGTTCGCCAAGATCCGCCTCGACGAGCGCTCGCGGGCCACCGCCATCGCCCGCCTGTCCGACCTCGACGACTCCCTGGCCCGCGCGCTGATCTGGAGCGCCGCCTGGGACATGACCCGCGACGCCGAGCTGTCCGCGACCGACTTCGTCGAGCTCGTCCTCGGCAACATCGGCCAGGAGACCGACGCCTGGGGCGTCAGCCGGATCCCCGTGTACGCCGCCCAGGCGGTCACGCTCTACAGCGACCCGGCTCGTCGTACCGACCTCGCGGCGCGCTGGGAGCAGGGCCTGCGCGGCCTGCTCGCCGCGGCCGAGCCCGGCACCGACCACCAGCTGACCTTCGCGCGCTGCTACGCGGCCGCCGCGGCCAGCGAGGGGGCGGTCGCCGAGGTGGAGGCGATCCTCGACGGCTCGCTCACCTTCGACGGTCTCGCCGTCGACCAGGACCTGCGCTGGGCACTGCTCACCGCGCTGGCCCGGGTCGGCCGCGCCGACGACGCCCGCATCGACGCCGAGCTGGCCGACGACAACACCATCTCCGGCCAGGAGAAGTCCGCCGCCGCGCGCGCCGCGCAGGGCACGGCCGAGGCCAAGGAGCGGGCCTGGACCCAGGCACTGCTCGACCCGTCGGTGCCCAACGAGACCCAGCGCAGCGTGGTCCTCGCGTTCTGGCAGGCCGGCCAGGAGGCCGTGCTCGCGCCGTACGTCGAGCGCTACCTCGCCGAGGTCGCCGGCACCTGGGAGCGGCTCGGCAGCCACAAGGCCTCGGTCGCGCTGGAGCACATCTTCCCGCGCCTGATCGCCACCCCGGCCACGCTCGCCACCGTCGACGCCTGGCTGGCCGCGAACGCCGAGTCGGTCAACCCGGGTGCGATCCGGTACGTCCGCGAGGGTCGAGCCGACGTCGCCCGGGCGATCGCCGCCCAGGCCCGCGACGCCCGAGCCTGA
- a CDS encoding DUF5130 family protein — translation MSTTALTASQRAALDVTIRNAEQLCRAEISVFVGAASGEPRDFATSLHNTLVLPSRSILIMVDPDRRVVEVVTGGHARERFTDDESAQVVAAMTATFATGDLAGGLTRGIELLGELAKD, via the coding sequence ATGAGCACCACCGCCCTGACGGCGTCCCAGCGCGCTGCGCTCGACGTCACGATCCGCAACGCCGAGCAGCTGTGCCGTGCGGAGATCTCGGTCTTCGTCGGTGCCGCGAGCGGCGAGCCGCGCGACTTCGCGACCAGCCTGCACAACACCCTCGTGCTGCCCTCGCGCAGCATCCTGATCATGGTCGACCCCGACCGTCGCGTCGTCGAGGTCGTCACCGGCGGTCACGCCCGTGAGCGGTTCACCGACGACGAGTCGGCGCAGGTCGTGGCCGCGATGACCGCGACCTTCGCGACCGGCGACCTCGCCGGTGGCCTCACCCGCGGCATCGAGCTGCTGGGCGAGCTGGCCAAGGACTGA
- a CDS encoding mechanosensitive ion channel family protein, whose protein sequence is MLALPLSIADPTSPCADGETVCDLTWDVTGNRRLAEWSDVLIGKPLAIIGLVLLGLVIAWLLHRVVDRIARRAERGVLPERVESAVTARRKQRAATMAGVLKSIITFIVVAIVGTMVLSEVGVDIAPIIASAGIIGIALGFGAQSLVKDFLAGIFIFIEDQYGVGDVVDVGDANGTVEAVTLRMTRLRDIEGTVWYVPNGEILRVGNKSQNWSRAVVDVRVGYDEDLARVQRILREVAHDLWDDDEYSHVVIEEPEVTGVEMMEPDSVTIRVMVKTAPLEQWGVARALRQRIKARFDHEGIKVPYAQQVVWHRDEREGAAARGTTADEG, encoded by the coding sequence ATGCTCGCCCTCCCCCTGTCCATCGCCGATCCGACCAGCCCCTGCGCCGACGGAGAGACGGTCTGCGACCTGACCTGGGACGTGACCGGGAACCGCCGCCTCGCCGAGTGGTCCGACGTCCTCATCGGCAAGCCGCTCGCGATCATCGGCCTGGTCCTGCTCGGCCTGGTGATCGCCTGGCTCCTGCACCGGGTCGTCGACCGGATCGCGCGGCGCGCCGAGCGCGGTGTGCTCCCGGAGCGGGTCGAGAGCGCCGTGACCGCCCGCCGCAAGCAGCGGGCGGCGACCATGGCCGGCGTCCTGAAGAGCATCATCACGTTCATCGTCGTGGCGATCGTCGGCACGATGGTGCTCAGCGAGGTCGGGGTCGACATCGCGCCGATCATCGCGAGCGCCGGCATCATCGGCATCGCGCTCGGCTTCGGCGCCCAGTCGCTGGTCAAGGACTTCCTGGCCGGCATCTTCATCTTCATCGAGGACCAGTACGGCGTCGGTGACGTCGTCGACGTCGGCGACGCCAACGGCACGGTCGAGGCGGTGACGCTGCGGATGACCCGGTTGCGCGACATCGAGGGCACCGTCTGGTACGTCCCCAACGGCGAGATCCTGCGGGTCGGCAACAAGAGCCAGAACTGGTCGCGCGCGGTCGTCGACGTCCGGGTCGGGTACGACGAGGACCTGGCCCGGGTGCAGCGGATCCTGCGCGAGGTGGCCCACGACCTGTGGGACGACGACGAGTACAGCCACGTCGTGATCGAGGAGCCCGAGGTCACCGGTGTGGAGATGATGGAGCCCGACTCGGTCACGATCCGGGTGATGGTCAAGACCGCGCCGCTCGAGCAGTGGGGAGTGGCGCGGGCGCTGCGCCAGCGGATCAAGGCGCGCTTCGACCACGAGGGCATCAAGGTGCCCTACGCCCAGCAGGTCGTGTGGCACCGCGACGAGCGCGAGGGGGCCGCTGCCCGCGGCACCACGGCCGACGAGGGATGA